One window of Chloroflexus aggregans DSM 9485 genomic DNA carries:
- a CDS encoding isochorismate synthase produces MANPLLGVRVTTATLREVPRMEAAAEIARRRARELGRPVLVSVTTQVGLRDPLALFARGAGVTHNRFFWSVPAANFEITGLGAAWSFTPPLSTDRFAASAEAWRQLMAEAVIDADRDLPVQGPLAVAGFRFDPDHPPSELWRDYPHALLLVPRLLIVRHGDVTTLTVNGMVDAQSSTLALGAAAARRLQALIGLPWRPNRPPLDVQVDVSLDPDVWKAIVADAVTDLRAGMLEKVVLARAMRLRGPEPFDTAATLDTLRRDYPHTFIFAVARGGRTFLGASPERLVSLRNGDVAASALAGSAPRGKTPEEDAALASALLQSEKDRAEHAFVVQMIRAALTDYCDAVQAPELPTIMQVRNVQHLFTPITARIRPGYDIFDLVQRLHPTPAVGGKPGPAALAWIRAREQLDRGWYAAPVGWVDARGDGEFAVALRSALIGRREATLFAGCGIVAASDPERELAETRIKLRAMLGALGVGDEMIG; encoded by the coding sequence ATGGCAAATCCACTTCTTGGGGTACGGGTAACGACCGCTACTCTCCGCGAAGTGCCTCGTATGGAGGCAGCAGCCGAGATTGCCCGACGCCGTGCGCGCGAATTAGGGCGTCCTGTTTTGGTCAGTGTGACAACACAAGTTGGTTTGCGTGATCCACTAGCGTTATTTGCCCGTGGTGCCGGCGTGACCCATAACCGTTTTTTTTGGAGTGTGCCGGCAGCCAATTTCGAGATTACCGGTCTAGGGGCAGCATGGAGCTTTACGCCTCCTCTCTCGACCGATCGCTTTGCCGCCAGTGCTGAGGCATGGCGGCAATTGATGGCTGAAGCGGTGATTGATGCCGACCGTGATCTACCGGTGCAAGGACCGCTGGCGGTGGCCGGGTTTCGTTTTGATCCCGATCATCCGCCGAGCGAGTTGTGGCGTGATTATCCCCATGCGCTACTCTTGGTGCCACGCTTGTTGATCGTGCGTCACGGTGATGTCACTACCTTAACGGTGAACGGTATGGTCGATGCGCAGAGTTCGACCCTGGCACTGGGGGCGGCAGCAGCCCGTCGCTTGCAAGCGCTGATCGGGTTGCCGTGGCGGCCTAACCGACCACCGCTGGATGTGCAAGTTGATGTATCGCTTGATCCTGACGTGTGGAAGGCAATTGTTGCCGATGCTGTTACCGATCTGCGTGCCGGTATGCTCGAGAAGGTGGTGTTGGCCCGTGCCATGCGGTTACGCGGGCCAGAGCCGTTCGATACGGCGGCTACCCTCGATACGCTGCGTCGTGATTATCCGCATACCTTTATCTTTGCAGTAGCACGCGGTGGACGCACGTTTCTGGGAGCTTCTCCCGAACGCTTGGTGTCTCTGCGTAATGGCGATGTGGCCGCTTCGGCGTTAGCCGGTTCGGCGCCACGTGGAAAAACGCCTGAAGAAGATGCTGCGTTGGCCTCGGCACTGTTGCAAAGCGAAAAGGATCGTGCCGAACACGCTTTTGTCGTGCAGATGATACGGGCAGCGCTGACCGATTACTGCGATGCGGTCCAAGCACCTGAGCTGCCTACGATTATGCAGGTGCGGAATGTCCAACATCTGTTTACGCCGATCACAGCCCGCATCCGTCCCGGTTACGATATCTTCGATCTGGTGCAACGGCTGCATCCTACGCCGGCAGTTGGTGGAAAGCCGGGTCCGGCTGCACTGGCTTGGATCCGCGCCCGTGAACAGCTCGACCGCGGTTGGTATGCTGCACCGGTTGGGTGGGTTGATGCGCGTGGTGATGGCGAGTTCGCTGTAGCACTACGTTCGGCATTGATCGGTCGCCGTGAAGCGACGTTGTTTGCCGGCTGTGGCATTGTGGCCGCTTCTGATCCTGAGCGCGAGTTGGCCGAGACGCGGATAAAGTTGCGTGCGATGCTGGGCGCACTCGGTGTTGGTGATGAGATGATAGGGTAA
- the menD gene encoding 2-succinyl-5-enolpyruvyl-6-hydroxy-3-cyclohexene-1-carboxylic-acid synthase, with protein MDSTAHVTTLTRWVATIAQGLAAGGVRDVVVCPGSRSTPLALAVARSPHLRVWMHIDERSAGFFALGLARARSAPVAVLCTSGTAVANLLPAVVEANLARVPLLLLTADRPHELRDNGAPQTIDQVGIFGRNPRWSVDLPTPQDEALPYLRATIGRAIGVARSAPAGPVHLNLPFREPLVPDRALLANLLAEPVAPVSVMPSRRMVSATEIATLATSLAEYRRGLIIAGPDCPPDLGPLLVRLAHRLRFPILADPLSGVRYGSHTDELVLGAYDAFLRDEHFAATYVPEVVLRFGAMPTSKPVLLYLQRHPQVRQIVIDGGAGWREPTSLANEHVPVDEHWFCLALADALASSQREGPTLWLRAWLTAEQAARSVIQDHVLSQTAISEPGLFARLGEWLPAGTTLFVGNSMPVRDCDSFLGPRTAPLTILGNRGANGIDGLVSTGLGLAAGGAAPLVMALGDLSLLHDSNGLLAARFHNINATIILINNDGGGIFSFLPQASETDQFELLFGTPHGIDFAPLAALHNAQYTLATDWSVVHTALTASFAGGLHLIEIRTRRDQNVIDHRRIWPLVSAALSRAGVVERIGA; from the coding sequence ATGGATTCTACTGCGCACGTGACAACGCTGACTCGGTGGGTGGCAACAATTGCCCAAGGTTTGGCGGCAGGTGGAGTGCGGGATGTTGTGGTGTGTCCCGGTTCGCGGAGTACACCACTGGCGTTGGCCGTAGCACGCTCACCTCATTTGCGGGTCTGGATGCACATCGATGAGCGATCGGCAGGCTTTTTCGCGCTTGGGCTGGCTCGTGCGCGCAGTGCGCCGGTTGCCGTGCTCTGTACTTCGGGGACGGCGGTGGCCAATCTGTTGCCGGCAGTGGTTGAAGCCAATTTAGCTCGGGTACCGTTGTTGTTGCTAACAGCCGACCGTCCGCACGAACTACGTGATAACGGCGCCCCACAGACGATTGATCAGGTCGGGATTTTTGGTCGCAATCCACGCTGGTCGGTTGATTTACCCACGCCTCAGGACGAGGCCTTGCCATATCTACGCGCAACGATAGGGCGGGCAATCGGAGTAGCCCGTAGCGCGCCGGCCGGTCCGGTACACCTCAATCTACCCTTTCGCGAGCCGTTGGTGCCCGACCGGGCGTTGCTGGCGAACCTCCTGGCCGAACCGGTGGCACCGGTATCGGTGATGCCGTCGCGCCGGATGGTGAGTGCTACCGAGATAGCAACCTTAGCAACGAGCCTTGCTGAGTATCGACGGGGTCTGATCATTGCCGGACCCGATTGCCCACCCGATCTTGGTCCATTGCTGGTACGGTTAGCCCACCGTCTGCGCTTCCCGATCCTTGCCGATCCGTTGTCGGGTGTACGGTATGGATCACACACCGATGAGCTGGTGCTCGGTGCATATGATGCTTTTCTGCGTGATGAGCACTTTGCCGCTACGTATGTTCCCGAAGTGGTGCTGCGTTTTGGGGCGATGCCAACCAGTAAGCCGGTCCTGCTGTATTTGCAACGGCATCCGCAGGTACGCCAGATTGTGATCGACGGTGGCGCAGGCTGGCGTGAACCGACCAGCCTGGCGAACGAGCATGTGCCGGTTGACGAACATTGGTTTTGTCTGGCGTTGGCCGATGCGCTCGCTTCTTCACAGCGCGAGGGACCGACCCTTTGGTTGCGCGCGTGGTTGACGGCAGAACAAGCGGCGCGGTCGGTCATCCAGGATCATGTGTTGTCGCAGACGGCGATTAGCGAGCCGGGATTGTTTGCGCGCCTTGGCGAGTGGCTGCCTGCCGGTACGACGCTGTTCGTCGGCAATTCGATGCCGGTGCGTGATTGCGATAGCTTTCTCGGCCCACGCACTGCACCGCTGACCATACTCGGGAACCGTGGTGCGAATGGAATTGATGGCTTGGTTTCAACCGGCTTAGGCTTAGCCGCCGGTGGTGCAGCGCCATTGGTGATGGCCCTCGGCGATCTATCGCTGTTGCACGATAGCAATGGCTTGCTTGCTGCTCGTTTCCATAACATAAATGCGACCATTATTTTAATCAATAATGACGGTGGCGGTATTTTTTCGTTCCTACCACAAGCGAGTGAGACCGATCAGTTTGAGCTTCTGTTTGGCACACCGCACGGGATCGATTTTGCGCCGTTAGCGGCTTTGCACAATGCGCAGTACACGTTAGCGACGGATTGGTCGGTTGTACATACTGCCCTCACTGCCAGTTTTGCCGGTGGTTTGCACCTGATTGAAATCCGCACCCGCCGTGACCAAAATGTGATCGATCATCGCCGGATCTGGCCGTTGGTGAGCGCTGCGCTCAGCCGGGCCGGTGTGGTGGAAAGGATTGGTGCATGA
- a CDS encoding aspartate aminotransferase family protein, with translation MTNTMLTNAEIIAQEAQYTSGLYPKRPLAIVRGEGARLYDAEGRMYIDCVGGQGAANLGHCHPAIVAALREQAERLISCPEIFPNDVRAAYLSELAAALPFPARIFLCNSGTEAVEAALKFARLLTGRPGIIATMRGFHGRTMGALSATWESKYREPFLPLVPEFSHVPYGNLDALREAIGPQTAAVLIEPVQGEGGVRPAPPGYLAGVAEICAANGSLVLVDEVQTGFGRTGKLFAIEHDGIVPDILILAKSIAAGIPMGAVAIHERFGPLPPGSHGSTFGGNPLACAAARAALRVYREERIPEQAAVKGAWLMQALRELKLPTVREIRGLGLLVGLELKNRSQPAIAALIEHGVLALPAGPNVLRLLPPLVIQMEELEQVVRAIDAVLGA, from the coding sequence ATGACGAATACCATGCTCACAAATGCCGAGATTATTGCCCAAGAAGCGCAGTACACCAGTGGTCTTTACCCAAAACGACCATTGGCTATCGTGCGTGGCGAGGGTGCCCGTTTGTACGACGCCGAAGGACGAATGTACATTGACTGTGTGGGAGGTCAGGGGGCAGCTAATCTTGGTCACTGCCACCCGGCCATCGTCGCCGCTCTTCGCGAACAGGCTGAGCGGCTGATAAGCTGCCCAGAAATCTTTCCTAATGATGTGCGGGCGGCGTATCTTAGTGAATTAGCGGCTGCGCTCCCCTTTCCTGCGCGTATATTTCTGTGCAATAGTGGTACCGAAGCGGTCGAAGCAGCCCTGAAATTCGCTCGTTTGCTGACCGGACGCCCCGGTATCATTGCTACGATGCGCGGCTTTCATGGACGCACGATGGGTGCGCTGAGCGCGACATGGGAGAGTAAGTATCGGGAGCCGTTTTTACCACTGGTACCGGAGTTTAGTCACGTGCCGTATGGCAATCTCGATGCCTTGCGGGAAGCGATCGGTCCGCAAACGGCAGCCGTCTTGATCGAGCCGGTACAAGGAGAGGGAGGGGTACGTCCCGCTCCGCCCGGCTATCTAGCCGGAGTAGCCGAGATTTGTGCGGCAAACGGTTCGTTGGTATTGGTCGATGAAGTACAAACCGGCTTTGGCCGTACCGGCAAGCTGTTCGCAATCGAACACGATGGGATCGTGCCTGATATATTGATTTTGGCGAAGAGTATCGCCGCGGGGATACCGATGGGTGCCGTCGCTATCCACGAGCGCTTCGGTCCGTTGCCGCCCGGTAGCCACGGTTCGACCTTTGGTGGTAATCCGTTGGCATGTGCAGCGGCTCGTGCAGCCTTGCGCGTCTACCGTGAGGAGCGCATCCCTGAACAGGCAGCAGTCAAGGGTGCGTGGCTCATGCAGGCGTTGCGTGAGCTAAAGCTGCCTACCGTGCGTGAAATTCGCGGGTTGGGCTTGTTGGTCGGTCTTGAACTCAAAAACCGTTCACAACCGGCGATTGCAGCACTTATCGAGCATGGAGTTTTAGCCCTTCCTGCCGGTCCGAATGTGCTACGCCTGCTGCCGCCGTTAGTTATTCAAATGGAAGAGCTTGAACAGGTGGTGCGGGCTATTGATGCGGTATTGGGTGCGTGA